In Pseudothermotoga sp., one genomic interval encodes:
- a CDS encoding sugar ABC transporter substrate-binding protein codes for MKRFVALILTVVAIYAFSATKIRFSFWGSPAELPPYQEIVKQFQAENPDIQIEIINYPWSTYFDKIQAMMAAEDAPDVMFLHTIPSWAAKGVLEDLTPYIEKSNFPVKAYNQELLSTFMYKGRIYGFPRDNDTTVLFYNRDLFDEAGVPYPDYSWDWQKFLDAARRLTKRDARGRVTQWGVVLERNKWHLWIHMNGGRIVDNYDNPTRCTLNERAAVEAIQFIADMILSYKVAPSIAELAQLGSAAELFTTGRVAMVLTNAAQINMFLTNKNLKFGVAPLPYKVTRTNTLGGAGFVMYSKSKNKEAAWKFMQFLCGPRGQAIFAKSGDAVPAMRTPETVKAFTNNPPSEQERLIFFTETSFGVKFPQIPGWWEIFEYVTRELDYVWTGQKSTVEVLEYVTEEVNKMIKKFGTW; via the coding sequence ATGAAGAGGTTTGTGGCGTTGATTTTAACAGTAGTGGCAATCTACGCATTCTCTGCAACAAAAATAAGGTTTTCGTTCTGGGGTTCACCTGCAGAGCTTCCTCCCTATCAAGAAATCGTGAAGCAATTTCAAGCTGAAAATCCAGACATTCAAATTGAGATCATCAACTATCCTTGGTCAACGTATTTTGACAAGATCCAAGCCATGATGGCCGCTGAGGATGCCCCAGATGTGATGTTCTTACACACGATTCCAAGTTGGGCGGCCAAAGGTGTGCTCGAAGATCTCACACCTTACATTGAGAAATCGAATTTCCCGGTTAAAGCTTACAACCAAGAACTTCTGAGTACGTTCATGTACAAAGGACGCATCTATGGATTTCCACGTGACAACGACACCACTGTGCTCTTTTACAACAGAGATCTGTTCGACGAAGCCGGCGTACCTTATCCTGACTACTCCTGGGATTGGCAGAAATTCTTGGATGCCGCCAGAAGACTCACCAAGAGGGATGCACGCGGTAGAGTGACTCAGTGGGGAGTAGTACTTGAAAGAAACAAGTGGCACTTATGGATACACATGAACGGCGGTAGAATTGTTGATAACTATGACAATCCAACGCGTTGCACACTCAACGAAAGGGCAGCGGTTGAGGCTATCCAGTTCATAGCCGATATGATCCTGAGCTACAAGGTTGCTCCATCGATCGCTGAACTCGCACAGCTTGGCTCAGCTGCCGAACTTTTCACCACAGGTCGTGTGGCTATGGTTTTGACGAACGCCGCTCAAATAAACATGTTCTTGACGAACAAGAACTTGAAGTTCGGGGTTGCCCCACTGCCTTACAAAGTGACGAGAACCAACACGCTCGGTGGTGCTGGTTTCGTCATGTACTCAAAATCCAAGAACAAAGAAGCAGCATGGAAGTTCATGCAATTTCTCTGCGGTCCAAGAGGGCAAGCCATATTCGCCAAGAGTGGAGACGCAGTACCAGCGATGAGAACGCCTGAGACAGTGAAAGCTTTCACGAACAACCCACCAAGTGAACAAGAAAGATTGATATTCTTCACTGAAACGAGCTTCGGTGTCAAGTTCCCACAGATCCCTGGCTGGTGGGAAATATTTGAGTACGTCACTCGAGAATTGGACTACGTTTGGACTGGTCAAAAATCGACGGTTGAAGTGCTTGAATACGTCACTGAAGAAGTGAACAAAATGATAAAGAAATTTGGAACCTGGTGA
- a CDS encoding amidohydrolase family protein: protein MVQRVFDVHVHFVSRDDEYTERVERLLEYAQEFNVKKIVLIGNFGSNHLVERAFKEYPDIFLGLARIDMDSEKPDIVDEYKNRGFAGLKVILTAKDYDDPSYFPFYEKAERNNMVVLFHTGIIGGPVDYLLQERSAMSEYEDQIQQILKGKSSARMRSIFLDTIANTFPKLKIIGAHLGWPEYMVSCAIARWRKNVFFDVSGGEVVRRHIIEGKYIKREISVSKVLFGTDSNIEKMPTEVICWYDSLRAMGLSYEEIDAIMYSNAARIFDVEE from the coding sequence GTGGTCCAACGCGTCTTTGACGTCCACGTTCATTTCGTGAGCAGAGATGACGAATACACAGAGAGAGTGGAACGTTTATTGGAATATGCTCAAGAATTCAATGTGAAGAAGATCGTTTTGATCGGAAATTTTGGATCCAACCATTTGGTGGAGAGGGCTTTCAAGGAATATCCCGATATCTTCTTGGGTCTCGCACGTATCGACATGGACAGTGAGAAACCAGATATCGTGGACGAATACAAAAACAGGGGGTTTGCTGGTCTGAAAGTCATCCTCACCGCGAAGGACTACGACGATCCTTCTTATTTTCCATTCTACGAGAAAGCCGAACGGAACAACATGGTCGTGCTGTTCCACACAGGCATCATAGGTGGGCCGGTGGATTATCTTCTACAAGAGCGGAGTGCGATGAGTGAATATGAAGACCAAATACAGCAGATACTGAAAGGCAAATCGTCGGCCAGGATGAGATCCATATTCCTTGACACGATAGCCAACACTTTTCCGAAGTTGAAGATCATAGGTGCTCACCTAGGCTGGCCAGAGTACATGGTTTCATGTGCTATAGCGAGATGGAGAAAGAACGTCTTCTTCGATGTTTCCGGTGGAGAGGTGGTGAGGAGACACATCATAGAAGGTAAATACATAAAGAGAGAGATTTCAGTGAGCAAAGTCTTGTTCGGAACCGACAGCAACATCGAAAAGATGCCGACGGAGGTTATTTGCTGGTACGATTCGCTCCGTGCCATGGGCTTGAGTTATGAGGAGATCGATGCGATCATGTACAGCAACGCGGCGAGAATTTTTGATGTGGAGGAATAG
- a CDS encoding sugar ABC transporter permease, with protein MTLRKKEALAAWFFLLPGFVGFTIFVFGAVLFSLGLSFFEWDMLTQPTFVGLKNFTRLLFEDKTFHLVFKNTLWFVVGTVPTRVLLGLLFALILVRNVPGRTFFRAVVFLPVIIPTVAAAMVWRWIFNADFGLLNDFLYHIGVSNLPRWLSHPRWALTAIVILSVWKDVGFSTVLFMAGLQSIPSTVYEAAKLDGANSWKIFLHITLPLLSPTTFFVIVINVIASFQVFDQAYVLTGGGPGNATNTIVYYIYNNAFQWFRMGYAAAVAWILFGAIFIATFIQFKYQKRWVYYE; from the coding sequence ATGACACTCAGGAAAAAAGAAGCTCTTGCAGCATGGTTTTTCTTATTGCCCGGTTTCGTCGGTTTCACGATTTTCGTTTTTGGAGCGGTGTTGTTTTCTTTGGGCTTGAGTTTCTTCGAGTGGGACATGCTGACCCAACCCACCTTCGTTGGACTAAAGAATTTTACCAGGTTACTTTTTGAAGATAAGACTTTCCACTTGGTTTTCAAGAACACTCTTTGGTTCGTGGTTGGCACAGTTCCAACCCGTGTGCTATTGGGTTTGCTATTCGCACTCATTCTGGTTAGGAACGTTCCAGGTAGAACCTTCTTCAGAGCTGTCGTGTTTTTGCCTGTGATAATACCGACGGTTGCCGCTGCTATGGTTTGGAGATGGATTTTCAACGCAGACTTTGGCCTTCTGAACGATTTTCTCTATCACATAGGGGTTTCAAATCTTCCAAGATGGTTGTCACATCCGAGGTGGGCCCTCACCGCCATCGTGATACTCAGCGTTTGGAAAGATGTTGGGTTCTCAACGGTTCTCTTCATGGCGGGACTACAATCTATTCCTTCCACAGTCTACGAAGCCGCTAAGCTCGATGGAGCAAACAGTTGGAAGATTTTCCTTCACATCACGCTGCCGTTGCTCTCCCCAACCACTTTCTTTGTGATCGTCATCAACGTCATAGCTTCTTTTCAAGTGTTCGATCAAGCTTACGTGCTGACGGGGGGAGGGCCAGGTAACGCAACCAACACGATCGTTTACTACATTTACAACAACGCTTTTCAATGGTTCAGAATGGGTTATGCCGCTGCGGTCGCTTGGATTCTATTCGGCGCAATCTTCATCGCAACGTTCATTCAGTTCAAATATCAAAAAAGGTGGGTATATTACGAATGA
- a CDS encoding carbohydrate ABC transporter permease, producing the protein MRIKERILNWFLFSIMVLVAFFMLIPFFWMFSTSLKSLGEVFEYPPKWIPREPLWENYSRVWSVVPFGRYLLNSLIVSSCITFLHLLVASLSAYAFARLNFPGRDKLFLLYLATLMIPGQVTMIPNFILIKLLRLTDTYTGLILPNVFTAFGVFLLRQFFLTIPKDYEDAARIDGASRFYIYSRIILPLSIPAVSTLAIFTFVFQWNNLLWPLVVVSKDSMKTITLGLASFQGMYGTTWNLLMAAAMMGVLPSIVAFLLGQRYLIKGVTLTGLKA; encoded by the coding sequence ATGAGAATCAAAGAAAGAATTCTAAATTGGTTCTTGTTCTCCATAATGGTCTTGGTAGCTTTCTTCATGTTGATTCCTTTCTTTTGGATGTTTTCTACATCTTTGAAGAGTTTAGGGGAAGTGTTCGAATATCCACCCAAATGGATACCGCGTGAACCTCTCTGGGAGAACTACTCCCGAGTTTGGTCGGTCGTTCCGTTTGGAAGGTATCTTCTGAACAGTTTGATCGTTTCAAGCTGTATAACGTTTTTACATCTGCTGGTCGCTTCGCTCAGTGCTTATGCGTTCGCGAGATTGAACTTCCCTGGCAGAGACAAACTTTTCCTGCTCTATCTAGCGACTCTCATGATACCAGGTCAAGTCACGATGATTCCGAACTTCATCCTCATAAAGTTGCTGAGGTTGACCGACACTTACACTGGTCTGATTCTGCCGAACGTTTTCACAGCCTTCGGAGTTTTTCTATTGAGACAATTTTTCTTGACCATACCCAAAGACTACGAAGACGCTGCGAGAATAGATGGTGCCTCGAGGTTTTACATCTATTCTAGAATAATTCTGCCGCTCTCTATCCCTGCTGTGTCCACTTTGGCCATCTTCACGTTCGTGTTCCAATGGAACAATCTCCTCTGGCCACTCGTGGTTGTGAGCAAAGATTCGATGAAGACCATAACTTTGGGGCTTGCAAGTTTTCAAGGCATGTATGGTACCACATGGAATCTGCTCATGGCCGCAGCGATGATGGGTGTGTTACCATCCATAGTGGCATTCCTGCTGGGGCAAAGGTATCTCATAAAAGGTGTGACGCTGACGGGTTTGAAAGCCTAA
- the purD gene encoding phosphoribosylamine--glycine ligase, with protein sequence MKILVVGGGGREHALVWKFSQEKSLEILCAPGNGGISLNAKCFDARTVHDILELALKERVDLTVVGPEAYLAEGLVDEFEAKGLKVFGPNRKAAKIESSKVFAKCLMEKYGVPTARFRVFDDAVQAERHIETCEFPIVIKADGLAQGKGTYIALNHHEALRAIDSLMRKRIFGEAGKMIIIEEFLSGREVSLMVLSDGEDFVPLLSAMDYKRAHDHDRGPNTGGMGAVAPAPHYSEEIFEMVRRNVLEKLSLAFQKEGIIYKGILYIGLMITNQGPKVLEFNARFGDPETQVVLPLMKTNLSEICFAVVEGKLSKLKLDWLDEKCVCVVLASAGYPGDYEVGFTIEGLELVEVLIFHAGTKLVDGRFITSGGRVLNVCATAKTYTEARERVYREVQKIHFKGVHYRKDVALNMN encoded by the coding sequence ATGAAGATCTTGGTTGTCGGCGGCGGTGGTCGGGAGCACGCGCTTGTTTGGAAGTTTTCGCAAGAAAAAAGTTTAGAGATACTTTGTGCCCCAGGAAACGGTGGCATATCGTTGAACGCAAAGTGCTTCGATGCGCGAACGGTTCACGATATATTGGAACTCGCGTTGAAAGAGCGTGTGGATTTAACCGTGGTTGGTCCTGAGGCATACCTCGCGGAAGGTTTAGTCGATGAGTTCGAAGCGAAAGGTTTGAAAGTTTTCGGACCGAATAGAAAAGCTGCAAAGATTGAGAGCAGCAAAGTTTTCGCTAAATGCCTGATGGAAAAGTACGGTGTGCCCACGGCAAGGTTCAGAGTATTCGATGACGCCGTGCAAGCAGAAAGGCACATCGAGACGTGCGAATTTCCAATAGTGATAAAGGCAGACGGACTGGCGCAAGGGAAGGGGACCTACATCGCTTTGAATCATCACGAAGCCCTTCGAGCGATCGATTCACTCATGAGAAAGCGAATTTTCGGTGAGGCTGGAAAGATGATCATCATCGAAGAGTTTCTCTCAGGAAGAGAAGTGAGCTTGATGGTCTTGAGTGACGGTGAAGATTTCGTACCGCTTTTGAGTGCCATGGATTACAAAAGAGCTCACGATCACGACCGAGGCCCGAACACCGGTGGTATGGGAGCCGTTGCTCCGGCACCTCATTACAGCGAAGAAATTTTCGAAATGGTGAGAAGGAACGTTCTTGAGAAACTCTCACTTGCGTTTCAAAAAGAGGGCATCATCTACAAAGGGATACTCTACATCGGCCTCATGATCACAAACCAAGGGCCAAAAGTGTTGGAGTTCAACGCGAGATTTGGCGATCCTGAAACTCAAGTTGTACTTCCACTAATGAAGACGAATCTCAGTGAAATATGTTTCGCTGTAGTTGAGGGCAAATTGTCAAAACTCAAGCTCGACTGGTTGGATGAAAAATGTGTGTGTGTTGTTCTGGCCAGTGCGGGGTATCCAGGGGACTACGAAGTTGGTTTCACCATAGAAGGCTTAGAATTAGTTGAGGTTCTGATTTTCCATGCTGGTACGAAACTTGTAGACGGCAGATTCATCACGAGCGGAGGTAGAGTGCTCAACGTCTGTGCGACGGCAAAAACATACACAGAAGCTAGGGAAAGGGTGTACCGCGAGGTTCAAAAAATACATTTCAAAGGCGTACATTATAGAAAAGATGTCGCGTTGAACATGAATTAG
- the purH gene encoding bifunctional phosphoribosylaminoimidazolecarboxamide formyltransferase/IMP cyclohydrolase, which translates to MKNALISVWDKSGILDLVGELARLGFTIMSTGGTAEYLLKNGVAVVPTSSITSFNQLLGGKVKSLHPYIHAAILADRDDPNQIGELERLGIEPIDVVVVNFYPFKNAIEEKNDLDEIVEFIDIGGPAMLRAAAKNFKHVVPLCDVSDYGWVAKKLKDGSLSLEDRLKLACKAFQYSAWYDAIVSSYFSRFAEEFFPQLLTLTYEKVCELRYGENPHQKAALYKDPLSRDGIVNAQKLHGKELSFNNLVDADSASSTVKEFDEPCCVVVKHANPCAVACAETLLQAFEKVLSADPVSIFGGIIAFNRTLDGETAQRMADIFLEVVVAPSYSEEALSILKKKKNLRLLRVSLEEKVDIYDLRKLSGGLLFQTPDEIDYRELRIVSQRKPTEKELRDLLFAWKVVKHVKSNAIVLAKDRSTLAVGMGQPNRLWPTEHCLRIAGENSKGSVLASDAFFPFPDAVELAAKSGVSAIIQPGGSIRDDEVIEVANKYGMAMVFTGTRHFKH; encoded by the coding sequence GTGAAGAATGCTTTGATATCGGTGTGGGATAAAAGTGGTATCCTCGACCTTGTGGGCGAGCTTGCCAGACTCGGTTTCACCATAATGAGTACAGGGGGTACAGCAGAATATTTGCTTAAAAATGGTGTGGCCGTCGTACCAACCTCGAGCATCACCTCGTTCAACCAACTGTTGGGGGGTAAGGTGAAAAGCCTTCATCCATACATCCATGCAGCGATCTTGGCTGACCGCGATGATCCGAACCAAATCGGAGAACTCGAAAGGTTGGGAATAGAACCCATCGATGTGGTTGTGGTCAACTTCTATCCGTTCAAAAATGCCATCGAAGAGAAGAACGATTTGGATGAGATAGTTGAATTCATTGACATCGGTGGACCTGCGATGTTGCGTGCGGCGGCCAAGAATTTCAAGCACGTTGTACCGCTGTGTGACGTTTCGGATTACGGCTGGGTCGCCAAAAAATTGAAGGATGGTTCCTTATCTTTAGAAGATAGACTGAAACTCGCATGCAAAGCTTTTCAGTACAGTGCTTGGTACGATGCCATTGTTTCGTCCTATTTCTCTAGATTTGCAGAAGAATTCTTCCCGCAGCTTTTAACTCTCACCTACGAAAAGGTTTGTGAGCTTCGTTACGGTGAAAATCCACACCAGAAGGCGGCGCTCTACAAAGATCCGTTGTCGAGAGATGGTATAGTGAACGCACAAAAACTACACGGTAAAGAATTGTCCTTCAACAACCTCGTCGATGCTGATTCTGCATCCTCCACAGTGAAAGAATTCGATGAGCCTTGCTGTGTCGTTGTAAAACATGCAAATCCATGTGCCGTCGCGTGTGCAGAAACTTTATTACAAGCCTTCGAGAAAGTATTGTCAGCAGATCCAGTATCGATCTTCGGAGGGATCATTGCTTTCAACAGAACGCTCGATGGTGAAACGGCACAAAGAATGGCTGACATTTTCCTAGAGGTTGTCGTTGCCCCCTCTTACAGCGAGGAAGCTTTATCGATACTTAAGAAAAAGAAAAACTTAAGATTGCTGAGGGTCAGTCTCGAAGAAAAGGTTGACATTTACGATTTAAGAAAGTTGTCTGGTGGTTTGCTCTTCCAAACTCCCGATGAGATCGATTATCGAGAGTTGAGGATAGTCAGTCAAAGAAAGCCAACAGAAAAAGAGCTACGAGATTTGTTGTTCGCATGGAAGGTCGTAAAACACGTCAAGTCGAACGCCATCGTGCTTGCCAAGGATCGAAGCACCCTCGCCGTTGGTATGGGGCAACCGAACAGACTCTGGCCTACGGAACATTGTTTGAGGATCGCAGGTGAAAATTCTAAAGGATCAGTGTTAGCCTCCGACGCATTTTTTCCCTTTCCCGACGCGGTGGAACTCGCAGCGAAGAGTGGGGTTTCGGCCATCATCCAACCTGGAGGTTCCATCAGGGACGATGAAGTGATCGAAGTTGCAAACAAATATGGCATGGCGATGGTTTTCACGGGGACACGTCATTTCAAACACTGA
- the purN gene encoding phosphoribosylglycinamide formyltransferase: MSRLSLGVLVSGTGSNMVAIVRRCLTQEIPATVSVVISSRENAPALEKARSFGIPTYIVRKKDFKDQVEYESKMIEILNSYGVDLVVLAGFLNILSPHFISAFRWRIMNVHPSLIPAFCGPGYYGMRVHEAVLQYGVKITGVTIHFVDESVDGGPIILQKAVEVLDEDTPETLAERVKNVEHELLPQAIKLFAEGRLKIEGRRVLIRRESV; encoded by the coding sequence TTGAGTAGGTTGTCTTTAGGTGTTTTGGTGTCTGGTACTGGTTCGAACATGGTCGCGATCGTTCGAAGATGCTTGACTCAAGAGATACCAGCCACAGTTTCAGTTGTGATAAGCAGTAGAGAGAACGCCCCAGCTTTGGAGAAGGCCAGAAGTTTCGGTATACCCACTTATATCGTGAGAAAGAAGGACTTCAAAGATCAAGTCGAATACGAAAGCAAGATGATAGAGATTCTCAATTCTTACGGGGTTGACCTGGTGGTCTTGGCAGGCTTTTTGAACATCCTCTCCCCACATTTCATAAGTGCTTTCAGATGGAGAATCATGAACGTTCATCCCTCACTCATACCCGCATTCTGTGGTCCTGGATACTATGGTATGAGAGTGCACGAAGCCGTTTTGCAGTATGGTGTAAAGATCACCGGTGTGACGATCCATTTCGTGGACGAGAGCGTCGATGGAGGACCGATCATCCTCCAGAAAGCTGTTGAAGTGCTCGACGAGGATACACCTGAAACGCTCGCGGAGAGGGTGAAGAACGTCGAGCATGAATTGCTTCCTCAAGCGATCAAGTTGTTCGCCGAAGGCAGATTGAAGATCGAGGGAAGAAGAGTGCTGATCAGGAGGGAAAGTGTGTGA
- the purM gene encoding phosphoribosylformylglycinamidine cyclo-ligase, translating to MFRSYKEAGVDLDAANKNVEFIKRLARFTYTKEVLGDIGSFGGFYELPSGYDKPVLVSGADGVGTKLKIAFLMDKHDTVGIDCVAMCVNDVLVHGAKPLFFLDYIATAKLELDRLQSIIKGIVEGCLQAGCALIGGETAQMPDFYKEGEYDLAGFAVGIVEREKLIDGSRVVENDVILGLASSGMHSNGFSLARKVLFEHYTIDSYIDELAKTLGEELLTPTRIYVKSVLKALSPAIHAMAHITGGGILENIPRVLPNGLEARIDRTSWSVPFIFQLIQRLGDLSDREMFRTFNMGIGFVLIVDRDQADEIAKKLKEEGEQVWFLGEVKRGERGIVL from the coding sequence ATGTTTAGATCTTACAAAGAAGCTGGCGTTGATCTCGATGCGGCCAATAAAAACGTTGAATTCATCAAGCGTCTTGCGCGTTTCACCTACACGAAGGAAGTTCTGGGCGATATAGGTTCGTTCGGAGGTTTTTACGAGTTACCTTCAGGTTACGACAAACCAGTGTTGGTGTCTGGTGCCGACGGAGTGGGAACCAAGTTGAAGATAGCCTTTCTCATGGATAAACACGACACTGTGGGCATCGATTGTGTGGCGATGTGTGTGAACGATGTGTTGGTACACGGCGCAAAACCACTCTTCTTCCTAGACTACATAGCCACTGCAAAACTCGAGCTTGATCGATTACAGTCGATCATCAAGGGCATCGTGGAAGGTTGCTTACAAGCTGGTTGTGCGTTGATCGGTGGTGAGACGGCCCAAATGCCAGATTTTTACAAAGAAGGAGAATACGATTTGGCAGGGTTCGCCGTGGGTATAGTCGAGCGGGAAAAGCTCATCGATGGCTCAAGAGTGGTGGAAAACGATGTGATACTCGGCTTGGCTTCGAGTGGAATGCACAGCAACGGATTTTCACTCGCAAGAAAGGTGCTATTTGAGCACTACACGATCGATAGCTATATAGATGAACTTGCGAAAACTTTGGGAGAAGAGTTGCTAACCCCAACGCGGATATATGTGAAAAGTGTCTTGAAGGCGTTGAGCCCAGCGATCCATGCCATGGCCCACATAACGGGTGGGGGCATCCTCGAGAACATACCGAGGGTTCTGCCGAACGGATTGGAAGCGAGGATAGACAGAACATCGTGGAGTGTTCCTTTCATATTCCAGCTCATTCAACGACTCGGTGATTTAAGCGATCGGGAGATGTTTCGAACTTTCAACATGGGCATCGGCTTTGTCTTGATAGTCGATCGAGATCAAGCCGACGAGATTGCAAAAAAGTTGAAAGAGGAAGGAGAGCAGGTGTGGTTTTTGGGTGAAGTGAAACGTGGTGAAAGGGGAATCGTTCTTTGA
- the purF gene encoding amidophosphoribosyltransferase: protein MKEACGLFGIFSPSFDPKISKLVYYGLIALQHRGQESAGIAVSDGRRIKFHKGLGLVNEVFNEEILDELSGQLAVGHVRYSTTGSNLFDNAQPIVVEWKGKTIAVVHNGNLVNAKELRTRMTTKHITFRTTTDSELLALQLLESQTDLAQACLDLMNIAKGAYCLLIMDDQRLLAVRDPKGFRPLCMGSLNDRIVFASETVALDTVGAKFIREIEPGEVVVVDKDGLETLMIDSSTESFCIFEFVYFARPDSFFKGKSVYSVREMAGRLLAMEQPVEADIVVGVPDSGTIAAIGYASQSGINYGMGLIKNRYVGRTFIQPSQKLRSLGVKLKLNALKDLVKDKRVVLVDDSIVRGTTMSQIVQMLKDVGAKSVHVRIASPPIRYSCYFGVDTSDRRELVASVLAEKEIERMIGADSLGYLSMEGLLKATGMSREHLCLACFDGSYPVEVPCENTKYLFEKG from the coding sequence ATGAAAGAAGCCTGCGGCCTATTTGGTATCTTTTCACCGAGTTTTGATCCTAAAATTTCGAAGCTGGTTTATTACGGACTCATCGCTCTACAACACAGAGGTCAAGAGAGTGCGGGTATAGCCGTATCCGATGGACGAAGGATCAAATTTCACAAAGGCTTGGGGTTAGTCAACGAGGTCTTCAACGAAGAGATTTTAGATGAATTGTCCGGTCAACTGGCCGTGGGGCACGTTAGGTACTCGACTACTGGTTCGAACCTTTTCGATAACGCACAGCCGATCGTCGTTGAATGGAAGGGAAAAACGATCGCGGTTGTTCACAACGGAAACCTCGTGAATGCGAAGGAACTCAGAACTCGCATGACAACCAAGCATATAACCTTTCGCACAACGACCGATAGCGAGCTATTGGCCCTTCAATTGCTCGAATCTCAAACGGATCTCGCTCAGGCGTGTTTGGATCTCATGAACATCGCTAAAGGGGCTTACTGTTTGCTGATCATGGATGATCAAAGACTTCTGGCGGTGAGAGATCCTAAAGGTTTCAGACCCCTCTGTATGGGATCTTTGAACGATAGAATCGTCTTCGCCTCGGAAACTGTGGCTCTAGATACAGTTGGTGCCAAGTTCATCAGAGAGATCGAACCTGGGGAAGTTGTGGTGGTGGATAAAGACGGTTTGGAGACTCTTATGATCGATTCTTCAACCGAATCGTTTTGTATTTTTGAATTCGTCTATTTTGCTAGACCGGACAGTTTCTTCAAAGGTAAAAGCGTCTATTCAGTTCGCGAGATGGCGGGAAGACTTCTCGCGATGGAACAACCAGTAGAGGCAGATATCGTCGTGGGTGTACCGGATTCTGGAACGATCGCGGCGATAGGTTATGCCAGTCAATCCGGCATAAACTACGGAATGGGCTTGATCAAGAACAGATATGTAGGGAGGACCTTCATACAACCTTCCCAAAAGCTCAGAAGCCTGGGAGTCAAATTGAAATTGAACGCACTGAAGGATTTGGTCAAAGACAAAAGGGTCGTTTTGGTGGACGATTCGATCGTGAGAGGCACAACCATGAGTCAAATCGTGCAGATGCTCAAGGATGTGGGAGCGAAATCCGTTCATGTGAGGATCGCCTCACCTCCCATAAGGTACAGTTGCTACTTCGGCGTTGATACTTCGGACAGAAGGGAACTCGTGGCATCGGTGCTCGCTGAAAAGGAGATAGAACGAATGATAGGTGCTGACTCACTTGGATATCTGAGCATGGAGGGATTGTTGAAAGCCACAGGGATGTCGCGTGAACATCTTTGCCTTGCGTGCTTCGACGGATCCTACCCGGTTGAGGTACCTTGCGAGAACACGAAGTACTTGTTCGAGAAAGGATGA